A single Orcinus orca chromosome 2, mOrcOrc1.1, whole genome shotgun sequence DNA region contains:
- the LOC101288608 gene encoding ferritin light chain, giving the protein MSSQIRQNYSTEVEAAVNRLVNMHLRASYTYLSLGFYFDRDDVALEGVRHFFRELAEEKHEGAKRLLKMQNQRGGRALFQDVQKPSQDEWGKTQDAMEAAIKMEKNLNEALLDLHALACARADPHLCDFLESHFLDEEVKLIKKMGDHLINLRRLAGPQAGLGEYLFERLTLKHD; this is encoded by the coding sequence ATGAGCTCCCAGATTCGTCAGAATTATTCCACCGAGGTGGAGGCCGCCGTCAATCGCCTGGTCAACATGCATCTGCGGGCCTCCTACACCtacctctctctgggcttctattTCGACCGCGACGATGTGGCTCTGGAGGGCGTGCGCCACTTTTTCCGCGAATTGGCCGAAGAGAAGCACGAGGGCGCCAAGcgtctcttgaaaatgcaaaaccaacGCGGCGGCCGCGCCCTCTTCCAGGACGTGCAGAAGCCATCTcaagatgagtggggtaaaaCTCAGGACGCTATGGAAGCTGCCATTAAAATGGAGAAGAACCTGAACGAGGCCCTTCTGGATCTGCATGCCCTGGCTTGTGCCCGCGCAGACCCCCACCTCTGCGACTTCCTGGAGAGCCACTTCCTAGATGAGGaggtgaaactcatcaagaagatgggTGACCACCTGATCAACCTCCGCAGGCTGGCTggtccccaggctgggctgggcgagTATCTCTTCGAAAGGCTCACCCTCAAGCACGATTAG